In Nitrospirota bacterium, the sequence GAGAGACCTTGATAGATGCATAGAGAAGGACATGGAGGAGCTTCTGAACTTCTACTCCTGTCCCAAGGGGATATGGGTCAAGCTAAGGACGACCAATGTTATCGAGAGGGCATTCAGGGAGGTGAGGCGTAGGACAAGGCCCATGAGTTGCTTTAACAATACTCAGAGCATTGAGAGGATTGTTTATGCGGTGCTGAGCCGATTGAACGAGCAATGGGGAAAACACCCCTTAAAGGAATTTACACAAAATGATTGACACTACCCTGAGGCATACAGCCTCTTGACAATAGGTTAACATGCAGGTTAACATTAATAGTGAATAGAACCGTAACTTTTTACAAGACAGCCGATGGGAAATGCCCGATACAGGATTTTCTGGACTCTTTACCTGGGAAGGCTGCACAAAAGGTTATATGGGTTCTCAAACTCGTGGAGGAGTTGGATATTGTTCCATCTTCGTATTTTAAGAAGCTTGAAGGGACCGAGGAAATCTGGGAGTGTAGAATTGTGTTTAGCTCGAACTCCTATCGGGTATTTTGTTTCTTTGCGGATAATTCCTTGGTCGTTCTGACCCATGGCTTTATGAAAAAGAGCCAGAAGACGCCAAGGGCTGAAATTGAAAGGGCAGAGGCAATGAGAAGGGACTTTTTGAAAAGGAGGACAAGACATGAGTGACCTAAAAAAGTATATAGACGAAAGAAAGAAGAGAGACAGGAGGTTTGCCGAGGGCTATGACGAAGGATATGAGCAGTTCAAGGTCGGAGTTATGCTCCGTCAGGCCCGCGAGGCGGCCGGAATGACACAGGATGAGCTTGCGCGCAGACTCAGGACGCAGAAGACCGCGATCTCGCGGATTGAAAACCATGCGGAAGACATAAAGCTTTCGACATTAGAGCGTGTCGCTTCTGCATTGGGAAAACGACTGGAGGTTAAGATAGCCTGATGCCTACAAAGCACATTAACGCAAGAGATGTCTTCCCGCCGGAGCTGGTCAAGGAAATCCAGAAGTATTATTCCGTGGGATATCTGTATCAACACAAACAGAAATAATCGATGCTTCTTCGCGCTACTCTTATTTGCCAGTTATGCTCCGCGTGTTCTAAAAGTTAGAGACATTATTTTGTTGACATCATTGCCTCACAGCCCATCGAGAAGCCTAAGGAGACCGTCAGGGTATTTCTCTGTGTTAGAGAGAATGGTTTTAATATGTCTTTCAGAGATTTTGTATTTCAGTGCAAGGTTTTTTGTACTAAAGCCTGAGTCAAAGTCCCTTCTTACCCTGAGGTCTCTTAGCTCCCTTTCGAGGCTGTTAATGCCTCCAAAATAAAGGTATGTGCCCTTGAATGCCATTGCAAGCTTAAGTGCAGGCTCGATGCCTATAAGCTCAGCCACGCGCCTGATGTCGCCTGGAAGCCTCTTGAGGATTTCCTTTTCCTTATCGGCACCCATGCCTTTTTACTTTTCCTGCCATGTCAACTGGGGGCTAAGCTCTTTTAACTCCATAAGGCTTTCCAAGCCCTTTTCCTTTAACTCTAAGAGAAGGTTTTGAGAGCAGACATACCTGTGCTTGACCCTTATAAGGTCCCTAAACCTCTGGCCAAGAAGCCTTTTTATCTCACTTATATTTTCAGGCGGTATGACTGCCTCATGCCTTAATGTCACCTTTAAGGAGACATCATCTACAATGAAACACAGAGTGCCAGAGGTACCCATGAACCTCTTTGCACAACCTACAATATGGTTTTTGTATTTGCTAAGCTCAGGCTCAATCCCCCGAAGCTCAGAAACAAGCTCCTTACATCCCTTAATTACCCCAGCAAGGGCTTTGTCCTGAATTACCCTTTCCTTTCTTCCCATCTTTACAACTACCCTGTTGTCTTTACACCTTTCCATAAGAACCTCCTTGAAAACTATTGTTTTATTGAGTTTGATTATTCAAACTATAGTTAGTATAACGGGACTATATGGCTTTGTCAAGAAAAAAATAACTATGGTTAAAAAAAGTTCTTGACATTTTAGAAATTTTAAAGTATAGTTAAGGAATGGTAGGTGCTTTTATAAAGCAAAGAAGGCAGATTTCAGGGCTTTCTGCCAGCGAAGTTGCAGAAAAAGCAGGGGTTTCTGCGGCACATATCCTTTATATAGAGAAAGGCAAAAGAAAGCCTACATTCCATGTGCTTGTTAGGGTCATGAATGCATTAGGTATCCCTATGGATGAGTTCCTAAGAGAGACAGGATACATCGAGGCAAATATCGAGCCTGTTAGGCTCAGAGGGCTTCAGAGGGTTCCTGTTGTTACATGGGTGACAGCAGGAAAGTGGAAAGAAGTCTGCGATGCATTTGAGCCAGGGGATGCTGACCTGTGGATAGACTCTGATGTGCCGGGAAAAAATGTCTTTGGCCTTAGGGTTATTGGAGACTCTATGGAGCCTGAATTCAAAGAAGGCGAGGTTATAATCGTTAACCCTCATATAGAGGCAACACTAAATGATTTTGTCGTTGTAAAAAACAAAAACCAAGAGGCGACTTTCAAACAGCTCAAAAAATACGGCTCAAGATGGGTTTTACATCCTCTTAACTCAAAATACCCTGACCAGGAAGTGAAAAGAGGAGACTTTCAGATAATAGGCAGGGTCGTTAAAAAAGAAAAAAGATATTAGCTTTAGAAGCTTTATCCGTAGAGATACCTTTCGGGATTTCCGCTCATGGCAACTGCTACAGCCTCCTTGTCTATGCCGAGCTCAATAAGCCTATTACTTGCCTCTCTAACAGTCATAGAGCCTCCAGAAAGACCATGGGAAGAAGGATTAGCTACCAAATCAGACACAAGGATTATCCTTTCTATGCTCTTAAGCCTGAATATCATCTGGATTGTCTTTGGATGAAGATGATATGGGTCTCCTATGACCTCTATATAGATATTGTCATTTAAAAGCCCGAATCCAGAAAGCCCGTGCTCCCTATGGTGAAACCCACTCATTGCATTAAAGATATGGGTAATGCCCTTAGCACCTGCTTTAAAGCCTTCCTCTGCCTCGTTATAAGTTGCATCGGAATGTCCCATGCTTACGATTATTCCCAAGGCATGTGCTTTTCCGATAAGCTTCACTGCTCCTTCAAGCTCAGGGGCTATGGTCATTATCTTTATAACATCTTCAAAGCCTCCGATAAGCTCCTTGAAGTTATATTCTGTTGGCAGGATGAAGGAGGAGCTATTTAGCGCACCGCATTTGAGGGGATTCAGAAAAGGCCCTTCGAGGTTAACGCCTATAATCCGAGATTGGTTTTCATTGGCTTTTGTCCTCTGAGTCTCCATTGCCATTTTAACTGCCATGATGTTTTCCCTCATTATATTTATCCGGGCAGGGTATATCGTTGGGATTATCTCGGTGACTCCGTGCTTGCCGCATAGACTTGCAATCTCAAGAATATCTTTAGGGTCTTTTGTCCTTGTGTCAAAGCCCGATATACCATGGATGTGTATGTCTACTGCCTTCATTCTGGTATTATATCATTTATGCATAAAAGCCCTAAAAAGGAACTGCTTATTTTAGGCAAATGGTCTGAGGACAAACTGGATAGGATTCTTAAGAAAGCCTCTAAGATAAAAACGGCTGCACGGACAATAGATTTCCTTTCGGAAAGATTTATTGGCGTAAATTATAAAGAATCCACATTAATTGGGGACAAAAACACCAAAGAGGTTTTAGTCATAAATCTTAATGGAGTCGATTGTTTTACCTTTATAGATTACATAGAGGCAATGCGGATTTCAGGCTCGTTCTCTGAGTTTCAGGAAAACCTAAGGAGAATTAGGTATAAATCGGGAAGGGTCTCATTTAAAAGCAGGAATCACTTTTTCACGGATTGGATTGAATCCAATCAGGAGTTTGTTTCCGATGTCACGGAAAAAATAGGTGGCAGATATACGGTAAAATCCCAAAAGGTGCTGAATACGAAGAACGATGGGACCTATTTTTTATTAGGGATTAAGCCAAAGAATCGGGTTATTAAATATATCCCTTCAGAAAGGATTGATAGTAAGGTAATTGCAAGGCTTAAGACAGGAGACTATGTAGGCATATACTGTAACGAAAAGGGGCTGGATGTCTCCCATGTGGGGATTATTATAAAGGCTAAAGCTAAGGTCTATTTAAGACATGCATCATCCATAAAAAGAAAAATGGTTGATGAGGAGTTTAAAAAATACATGGCAGGTAAGACAGGGATTGTTGTATTGAGGCATAAATAAATGCAAGAGCCTGAAAAGTATTTATTCTGATATAATAGTAGTGTTTGTTGTGATTTAAGCAAGGCGGGAATAAGGACATTATGTGGTTGCTACTATATAATACCATTTCAAAGAGGAGGCGTTGATAATGCTGAAAACAATTTCAGATGCAAACCTGAATAAAATCAAAAAGGCTGTTAATGACCTTC encodes:
- a CDS encoding DUF1460 domain-containing protein — encoded protein: MHKSPKKELLILGKWSEDKLDRILKKASKIKTAARTIDFLSERFIGVNYKESTLIGDKNTKEVLVINLNGVDCFTFIDYIEAMRISGSFSEFQENLRRIRYKSGRVSFKSRNHFFTDWIESNQEFVSDVTEKIGGRYTVKSQKVLNTKNDGTYFLLGIKPKNRVIKYIPSERIDSKVIARLKTGDYVGIYCNEKGLDVSHVGIIIKAKAKVYLRHASSIKRKMVDEEFKKYMAGKTGIVVLRHK
- a CDS encoding helix-turn-helix domain-containing protein, giving the protein MVGAFIKQRRQISGLSASEVAEKAGVSAAHILYIEKGKRKPTFHVLVRVMNALGIPMDEFLRETGYIEANIEPVRLRGLQRVPVVTWVTAGKWKEVCDAFEPGDADLWIDSDVPGKNVFGLRVIGDSMEPEFKEGEVIIVNPHIEATLNDFVVVKNKNQEATFKQLKKYGSRWVLHPLNSKYPDQEVKRGDFQIIGRVVKKEKRY
- a CDS encoding transposase, with translation RDLDRCIEKDMEELLNFYSCPKGIWVKLRTTNVIERAFREVRRRTRPMSCFNNTQSIERIVYAVLSRLNEQWGKHPLKEFTQND
- a CDS encoding type II toxin-antitoxin system RelE/ParE family toxin, which codes for MNRTVTFYKTADGKCPIQDFLDSLPGKAAQKVIWVLKLVEELDIVPSSYFKKLEGTEEIWECRIVFSSNSYRVFCFFADNSLVVLTHGFMKKSQKTPRAEIERAEAMRRDFLKRRTRHE
- a CDS encoding helix-turn-helix transcriptional regulator; the protein is MSDLKKYIDERKKRDRRFAEGYDEGYEQFKVGVMLRQAREAAGMTQDELARRLRTQKTAISRIENHAEDIKLSTLERVASALGKRLEVKIA